DNA from Candidatus Baltobacteraceae bacterium:
GTTCCCGAGATCGGAACGTCGGCCGCGAACGAGCCGATCGTGCGTAATCTGCTCGCGGCCGCGCGCGGCGGCGTCTTCGCATCGGACGAGGAAGAGCGGCGCGCCCGCGAGGCCGGCTTCAGCGGAACCGCGAGCATACTTCCGGCCGTCCTCGCCGACGAGCCCGTGGCCGACGAGCGCATCGCCTCACTCGTCGGATTGGACGAGTTCGTCTTGGTGCACGCGCCGCTCGATGCCCGGTGCAACCAATATGCCCTCGTGCGCGCGTGCGCCCAGCTAGGGTATCGGGTCGTGCTGCTCGGTTCGGTCACCAATACCGAATATTACGGCGACGTCGTCGCAGCTCTCGACCACGGCGGCGTGTGGCTGCCGCAAGCCGAGCTCTCGCCGGCTGAGATTGCCGCACTCTACCGGCGCGCCCGGGTCTTCGCCGATGTGTCGTGGACCGCCGCGGGGCTATACCGTCTGACGCGGGCGGCGGCGGCCGGGGCGGCGCTCGTGGTACCGGCATCGGGGTTCGCCAGAGTCACGTGGCCGGGGCACGCCCAGGCCGTCGATCCGGCTTCGGGGCCCAGCATCGAGAAGGGTCTGCGCACCGCATGGGAGCGCGCCCGCGAGCTTGGACCGGCCCTGGCCGCCCGGACCCTCGAGAAGTACCGCCCCTTCGACATGCTGGTCCTGACCCTCAACGCCTACCAGAGCGCCGCTACCTTAGCGCCTTCCTAAACTGACTTCCCCCCGCCGCCGAAGACTAGAAGGAGCGGAGAGAGGGAGATCGGAGTTACATGGATGTTTCGACGACCGGCCAAGCCGTGGCCGCCGTCGTGCCACAGGCGAATGTAGAAACGGTCACGGGTACCGTCGGTACCTCGTCGACGAACGTACACCTCGACGGTGTCGTCACAAACGCCTCCGCAAATCAGTCGCACGACAGTACGCAATCCGGCAAAAGCGCGCTCGCTCCGGCGATCGCTAAACTTTTCGCGCTTCCCGGACCGCGCGCGCCGATAAGCCTTAACGTTTCGTATCGTATCGAAGGCGATTCCGATACGATCGTTACGGTTTTTAGCGACCCGAAGACGGGTCAAGAGGTCGCGCAGTTTCCCCCCGACGTGCTGGCTCAGGTCGCTTCGTTTTTCGACCAGCACCGCGGCGCCACGCTCGACAAAAGCGCGTAGGCAGGTAAAGCGTGTCGACCAACAGCGTGCCGGGAACCAACGTCCCGCCAATCAGCTTTCCGGGCATCGTCTCGGGAATCGATTATAATGCGATCATCACTCAGCTGACGAAGTTGTCGTTGGCTCCGACGATCAGCCTCAACTCGCAGATCGCGACGCTCAACAACGCCAACACCGAGCTGATCAAAATCAACAATCTCCTCGTCTCGGTTCAAAACTCGCTCCAAAATCTCTCCGATCCCAATATCTTTAACTCCTACGACGCGACGTCTTCGAATACGACCGCGTTGACGGCTTCCGGGATCCCCGGCGTCGCCGCCGTTCCGGGCGTCTACACGATTACTAAGGTACAAACGGCGACGGCATCGAGCGTGGTAAGCAATGCCGCGGCCGGCCACAGCATCACCGATGCGATCGGAGGAACGCCCTCCGACCAGCTGCCGTTGGCTCAGTCGTACGCGTCGGTTACGCCGAGCAACGGAAACGGCACGCTCGGACAAATCACCGTCGACGGCGTCTCGCTGTCGTACAACGTCAACAACCAATCGCTCGATCAAATTCTCAGCAACATTACGTCGGCGGTGCAGGCTAAGGCCGACTCCGGTTTCACCGCGACGCTGGTCGGCGGCGTCGTGCAGTTCACGTCGACCGATGCGCCGATCTCGATCGGCAGCAGCTCGGATTCGGGCAATCTGCTCGACGTTCTCAAGCTGACCAACGCGCAAGTCAACAATGCCCCGGGCGGCGGCTCGATCGTAGGGACGGGCGACGTCGGCGGGATCAATCCCGCCGCTAGTTTCGATACCACCACCGCTGCCGGTTATAAGACCGCGGTCACCGGTGGATTTTTTACGCTCAACGGCACGAAGATCACCGTCTCGACCGGCGACAATACCAACGACATCATCAACCGCATCAATTCGGCCGGCGCTGGTGTCGTGGCAAACTTCGATACGACCACGGGTCAAATCACCCTCACCGCTACCAGTACGGGACCGCAGAGCGTCGTGCTCGGCGCGGCCGGCGATACGAGCAACTTCCTCGCGGCAGCGGGGCTGACCGCAGCCTCGGGTGCGAAGGTAAGCGTCGGCACGCAGTCGGAGGTCGACGTCCAAAACTCGAGCGGCGGCACGCAGAAGTATTTCAGCAACTCCAACGCGGTGACGACGGCAATCCCCGGGATCACGCTGAACCTGCAGACCAGCACGGTGACGCCGTTTACGGTGAGCGTGTCGCAAGATACCAGCGGACTCGTGGGTGCGGTGCAATCCTTCGTTACGAGCTACAACGCGGCGATTGGCGAGATCAATAACGCGACCGCGGCTCCGGTTGTCATTCCGGCGGCACCTGGATCCGGCGGCCAGGCGCAATCGATCGGCGGCGGCGTGCTTTTCGGCAACTCCAACGCACAATCGATCGTGCAGCAACTGACGCAAATCGTCGGCGGCTTTCTTGGGTCGGGCAACTCCTACAACTCGCTTTCGCAAGTGGGCTTAAGCCTGAGCGATACCTTCACCCAGTTAACCGCCACGAATAACGGCGAGGGCAACTCGAGCGCCAGTTCCAACTCAACGCAGGGTGTCGGCGGGCAGACGGTGCAGACGACCTCGGCCCCGGGTACCGACGGAACGCTGCAACAGCTCGACGTGAGCAAGCTGCTCGCCGCGCTCACGGCAAATCCATCGGCAGTCGGCAGCGTGCTCAACGGAGCCAACGGCCTCACCGCGGTTCTGGGCTCGTACCTGACGAGCGTGACGGCGACGCCGACACTTCTGAACTCGGGTCCGGTCGGCAGCATACCAACGGTGTCGATCATCCAGAACTTCGAGAACGCCAATACTGACGCGATCTCGTCGCTACAGCAGCGCGTCTCGTCGATCACCGACAGCACGAATCAACAGGCCGACGCGCTGCGTACCCAGTTCGTCGCGAGCGAGGCGCTCATCGCGCAGCTGCAGGCCGAACAGCAGCAGCTGGCCGCCGCGTTCGGCTTCAGTGTATCGTCATCGTCGTCGTCTTCGGGATCAAAGGGGTAGCGTATGCGATCGTCAGCCGAACAGCGCTACCTCGAGACCTCGATCTCGACCGCGGCGAAAGAAGATCTCATCGTCAAGATCTTCGACGCCTTGATCATCGCGTCGCAGCAAGCGCACGACAAGCTTCTGCGCGAGCGCCACGACATCGAAGGCATCCATAAGGCGCTCCTGCGAGCCCAGCGCGCGTGCTGCCTGCTCATGGGTTCGCTCAACATGGACATCGGCGGCGACCTCGCCAAGAATCTCTTCCGCGTGTACGAGTTTTGGCATCACGAGCTCGTGATGACCAACATGCAGAAGGACATTACGCGCCTCGAGCGCGTCATGCCGTACTTCAAAGACTA
Protein-coding regions in this window:
- the fliD gene encoding flagellar filament capping protein FliD; translation: MSTNSVPGTNVPPISFPGIVSGIDYNAIITQLTKLSLAPTISLNSQIATLNNANTELIKINNLLVSVQNSLQNLSDPNIFNSYDATSSNTTALTASGIPGVAAVPGVYTITKVQTATASSVVSNAAAGHSITDAIGGTPSDQLPLAQSYASVTPSNGNGTLGQITVDGVSLSYNVNNQSLDQILSNITSAVQAKADSGFTATLVGGVVQFTSTDAPISIGSSSDSGNLLDVLKLTNAQVNNAPGGGSIVGTGDVGGINPAASFDTTTAAGYKTAVTGGFFTLNGTKITVSTGDNTNDIINRINSAGAGVVANFDTTTGQITLTATSTGPQSVVLGAAGDTSNFLAAAGLTAASGAKVSVGTQSEVDVQNSSGGTQKYFSNSNAVTTAIPGITLNLQTSTVTPFTVSVSQDTSGLVGAVQSFVTSYNAAIGEINNATAAPVVIPAAPGSGGQAQSIGGGVLFGNSNAQSIVQQLTQIVGGFLGSGNSYNSLSQVGLSLSDTFTQLTATNNGEGNSSASSNSTQGVGGQTVQTTSAPGTDGTLQQLDVSKLLAALTANPSAVGSVLNGANGLTAVLGSYLTSVTATPTLLNSGPVGSIPTVSIIQNFENANTDAISSLQQRVSSITDSTNQQADALRTQFVASEALIAQLQAEQQQLAAAFGFSVSSSSSSSGSKG
- a CDS encoding flagellar export chaperone FliS, whose translation is MRSSAEQRYLETSISTAAKEDLIVKIFDALIIASQQAHDKLLRERHDIEGIHKALLRAQRACCLLMGSLNMDIGGDLAKNLFRVYEFWHHELVMTNMQKDITRLERVMPYFKDYRETWQKAVTMFKAQRLQNQAAEAGGSFASVG